One window of the Candidatus Chryseobacterium colombiense genome contains the following:
- the mnmA gene encoding tRNA 2-thiouridine(34) synthase MnmA: MKVVVGLSGGVDSSVTAYLLQQQGHEVVALFMRNWNDASVTLEDECPWIEDSNDALMVAQKLGIPFQVIDMSDLYKERIVDYMFDEYQKGRTPNPDVLCNREVKFDVFMKTAMSLGADKVATGHYARVDSTIDENGKEIFHLLAGKDNNKDQSYFLCQLSQDQLSKALFPIGELTKPQVREIAKEIGLVTADKKDSQGLCFIGKVSLPQFLQQQLVPKEGEIVEIFKDSPLFSQGTPEFSSKQEELEYLSQKINYKKSDGKVIGKHQGAQFFTIGQSKGLGIGGHKESCFIISRDMENNILFVGEGHQFPGLLKKALKIDNSELHWVREDMRLKNGESMEVMARFRYRQPLQKATLYQFEDVFYVEFEEPQSAIAEGQFAAWYNGEELLGSGVIS; encoded by the coding sequence ATGAAAGTAGTAGTAGGCCTTTCCGGAGGTGTAGACTCAAGTGTGACAGCATATTTGCTGCAACAGCAAGGCCATGAAGTCGTGGCTTTATTTATGAGAAACTGGAACGATGCTTCGGTAACGTTGGAAGACGAGTGTCCGTGGATCGAAGACAGCAATGATGCTCTAATGGTTGCTCAAAAGCTTGGAATTCCTTTCCAGGTAATCGATATGAGTGATCTTTACAAAGAAAGAATCGTTGATTATATGTTCGATGAATATCAGAAAGGAAGAACTCCGAATCCTGATGTTTTGTGCAACAGAGAGGTAAAATTTGATGTTTTTATGAAAACAGCAATGTCTTTGGGTGCAGATAAGGTAGCAACCGGGCATTATGCAAGAGTCGATTCAACGATTGATGAAAACGGTAAGGAAATTTTCCATCTTTTAGCAGGAAAAGACAACAATAAAGATCAGTCTTATTTCTTATGCCAGTTGAGTCAGGATCAATTATCTAAAGCTTTATTTCCAATTGGAGAACTTACAAAACCTCAGGTAAGAGAAATTGCGAAGGAAATAGGACTGGTAACGGCTGATAAAAAAGACTCTCAGGGATTATGCTTTATTGGAAAAGTAAGCCTGCCTCAGTTTTTACAACAACAGCTGGTTCCTAAAGAAGGTGAAATTGTAGAAATTTTTAAAGATTCTCCGCTTTTCTCTCAGGGAACGCCTGAATTTTCTTCAAAACAGGAAGAACTTGAATATTTAAGTCAAAAAATCAATTATAAAAAATCCGACGGGAAAGTAATCGGAAAGCATCAAGGAGCTCAATTTTTCACGATCGGACAAAGTAAGGGGCTAGGAATCGGCGGACATAAAGAAAGCTGTTTTATCATCTCCAGAGACATGGAAAACAACATCCTTTTCGTAGGAGAAGGACATCAGTTTCCTGGATTGCTGAAAAAAGCCCTTAAAATTGATAATTCAGAACTACATTGGGTTCGTGAAGATATGAGGCTTAAAAATGGAGAATCTATGGAAGTAATGGCCAGATTCAGATACAGGCAACCTTTACAAAAGGCAACTTTATACCAGTTTGAAGATGTTTTTTACGTGGAATTTGAAGAACCTCAGTCTGCCATCGCAGAAGGGCAGTTCGCTGCATGGTATAATGGAGAAGAACTTTTAGGAAGCGGGGTTATTTCATAA
- a CDS encoding T9SS type A sorting domain-containing protein, which translates to MKLNLLSFIFLSTSLFSQSSFNYERNWGTYFGGTSTNVQNIYENNSSYVYADGISSYPYNNTIPIPASYYNQFVFSSNNYFTIGNADSKNNFREVFSTSGGLLLAEYNLYKNAYSDKSIPAYRDQSGNRYDIESDLINYPVLSNSNWHTSNITNDDSILSKYDSNGNLIWQTYVPENLDSDFFIKTDNTGNIYIAGTTKWQNLGDPGTYGPSFTHVSSAQGGPLSNSYVIKLNSQGQKIWATYIPSKTISDIDLFDNNLYIATGEDINSSISTLATAGTFQQAKAVNSIIKLNGNSGSRIWGTYYGIPNNVTHGTIKNIRVTETGIYVLGTTTTPGTYYGEEGAHLASSSDGWDLFITKFNDSGNRTWTTYLNTAGIELILSSNHNLDVKDDKIIVSGSTAGNQNMATPGAFQEVKPSANSVFDIFFSMFETSGIHLFTSYYGGPVTPPPGNSGANKLSVINCKFSTNSNAFFLYGSASSLSGYTTSNGYQQTLIFPPGMNEGGAGYIAKFSPVNLSVSEANLDDHLKLYDNPNKGSFVLTGNILTKEPHFVSINDMAGRLIYSKKIEKNKSVNFDLENILANGNYILSLQNSQKQFIKSFKLIIKK; encoded by the coding sequence ATGAAATTAAATTTATTATCTTTCATTTTCCTCTCCACTTCGTTATTCTCCCAATCATCATTCAATTATGAAAGAAATTGGGGGACGTATTTTGGAGGTACATCTACCAATGTGCAAAACATCTATGAAAATAATTCCTCATATGTATATGCAGATGGGATAAGCTCATATCCATACAATAACACCATACCCATTCCAGCAAGTTATTATAACCAGTTTGTATTTTCGAGTAATAATTATTTTACTATAGGAAATGCTGATTCCAAAAATAATTTTAGAGAAGTTTTTTCAACTTCAGGAGGATTATTATTAGCAGAATACAATCTCTATAAAAACGCTTATTCAGATAAAAGTATTCCCGCTTACAGAGATCAGTCCGGAAACAGATATGACATAGAATCAGATCTTATCAATTATCCTGTTCTGTCAAACAGTAATTGGCACACTTCTAATATCACCAATGATGATTCAATACTTTCAAAATATGATTCCAACGGGAATTTAATATGGCAAACCTATGTACCTGAAAATTTAGATTCTGATTTTTTCATCAAAACTGACAATACCGGAAATATCTATATTGCAGGAACTACAAAATGGCAAAATTTAGGAGATCCGGGAACATATGGGCCTTCTTTTACCCATGTTTCATCAGCACAGGGAGGCCCTCTTTCTAATTCTTATGTCATAAAGCTCAATTCTCAAGGCCAAAAGATCTGGGCAACCTATATTCCTTCAAAAACAATTAGTGATATTGATCTATTTGACAACAATTTATATATCGCTACAGGAGAGGATATTAATAGTTCTATCTCTACACTAGCAACAGCAGGTACTTTCCAGCAAGCTAAAGCCGTGAATTCTATTATAAAACTAAACGGAAATTCGGGCAGCCGAATTTGGGGAACCTATTACGGCATACCCAATAACGTTACCCATGGTACGATTAAAAATATAAGAGTAACTGAAACCGGAATTTATGTTTTAGGAACCACTACCACTCCCGGAACATATTACGGAGAAGAAGGGGCACATTTAGCGAGCAGCTCAGATGGATGGGATTTATTTATTACGAAATTTAATGATTCAGGAAACAGAACCTGGACAACCTATTTAAACACAGCAGGTATAGAATTGATTTTGAGCAGTAATCATAATCTTGATGTTAAGGATGATAAAATTATCGTATCAGGAAGCACCGCCGGAAATCAGAATATGGCAACTCCAGGAGCTTTTCAAGAGGTAAAACCAAGCGCGAATAGTGTATTTGACATCTTTTTTTCCATGTTCGAGACATCCGGTATACATTTATTTACTTCTTATTATGGAGGGCCTGTAACGCCTCCACCAGGAAATTCAGGAGCTAATAAGCTATCTGTAATTAATTGCAAATTCTCAACAAATTCCAATGCTTTTTTTCTTTACGGATCAGCATCTTCACTTTCCGGCTATACAACGAGTAATGGCTACCAACAAACTCTCATATTTCCACCAGGAATGAATGAAGGAGGAGCAGGATACATTGCAAAATTTAGTCCTGTAAATTTATCTGTTTCGGAAGCTAACCTTGATGATCATTTAAAATTATATGATAATCCTAACAAAGGTTCATTTGTTTTAACAGGAAATATTCTTACGAAAGAGCCTCATTTTGTATCTATAAATGATATGGCCGGAAGATTGATCTATTCTAAAAAGATTGAAAAGAATAAATCCGTGAATTTTGATTTGGAGAATATTTTAGCCAACGGAAACTACATTTTATCCTTACAAAACTCTCAAAAACAATTTATAAAAAGTTTCAAACTAATTATAAAGAAATAA
- a CDS encoding ATP-dependent Clp protease ATP-binding subunit — protein sequence MDYKFSQGLSQVFKQSKSEAKRLKSEFLNTEHLLLGIIKTENSAKEILQNLNADLTQIRRKIETLNTASLNPISEEVTNISFTKMADHAIKRAELECRQYKSNEINTVHLLLGILYKYEDPTSNILGAYDIDYEGVSREYQTMLKNSGQAPQMSAYDDDDEREEFEQMRKPTGNLGSAKSKTPTLDNFGRDLTSLARDGKLDPVIGREKEIERVSQILSRRKKNNPLLIGEPGVGKSAIAEGLALRIQQKKVSRVLYGKRVITLDLASLVAGTKYRGQFEERMKAIMTELEKNRDVILFIDELHTIVGAGSSTGSLDASNMFKPALARGEIQCIGATTLDEYRQYIEKDGALERRFQKVMVEPTSIDETIQILNQIKDKYEEHHNVIYTPEAIAACVNLTSRYITDRFLPDKAIDAMDEAGSRVYIKNMKVPTEIIDFEKKIEEIKDLKQKAVKAQDYLEARKLKDEEERLQMELNAAQDKWDKDVKEKKETVTEENVAEVVSMMSGVPVTKVGKNELDKLAQMDEKLNGKVIGQEDAVKKVVKAIQRNRAGLKDPNRPIGTFIFLGTTGVGKTELAKVMARELFESDESLIRIDMSEYMEKFAVSRLVGAPPGYVGYEEGGQLTEAVRRKPYAVVLLDEIEKAHPDVFNILLQILDEGHVTDSLGRKIDFRNTIIILTSNIGTRDLKDFGDGVGFGTSAKKTSSDTRARSTIENALKKAFAPEFLNRIDDIVIFNSLEQTDIKKIIDLELSKLYGRLEKLGYKVELTDEAKDFISEKGWDKDFGARPLKRAIQKYIEDLLAEMLVNKQLSEGETVILDLNEAKDGLIGKAPKAKKSSAEKSSQS from the coding sequence ATGGATTATAAGTTTTCACAAGGTTTGAGCCAGGTGTTCAAACAAAGCAAAAGCGAAGCTAAAAGGCTCAAAAGTGAATTTCTTAATACAGAACATCTACTTTTAGGTATTATAAAAACGGAAAACTCTGCAAAAGAAATCCTTCAAAACCTTAATGCGGATTTAACACAAATCAGAAGAAAAATTGAAACTCTAAATACAGCAAGTCTTAATCCTATTTCTGAAGAGGTTACCAATATTTCTTTCACTAAAATGGCGGATCACGCTATTAAACGTGCGGAGTTAGAATGCAGACAATACAAAAGCAATGAAATTAATACCGTTCATCTGCTTTTAGGCATTCTTTATAAATATGAAGACCCTACTTCAAATATTTTAGGCGCTTATGATATCGACTATGAAGGCGTTTCAAGAGAGTATCAAACAATGCTTAAAAATTCCGGACAGGCACCACAAATGAGTGCTTATGATGACGATGATGAAAGAGAGGAATTTGAGCAAATGAGAAAGCCTACAGGAAATTTAGGTTCTGCTAAAAGTAAAACTCCAACCCTGGATAACTTTGGTAGAGACTTAACTTCTTTGGCAAGAGATGGAAAATTGGACCCTGTAATCGGCCGTGAAAAAGAAATTGAGAGAGTTTCTCAGATCTTATCGCGTAGAAAGAAAAACAACCCGCTTCTTATCGGGGAGCCGGGAGTTGGTAAATCTGCGATTGCAGAAGGTTTAGCATTAAGAATTCAACAGAAAAAAGTGTCCAGAGTTCTTTACGGGAAACGTGTGATCACTTTGGATCTGGCCAGTTTAGTGGCCGGAACAAAATACCGTGGTCAGTTTGAAGAAAGAATGAAGGCCATCATGACTGAGCTTGAAAAAAACAGAGATGTCATCTTATTCATCGATGAGCTTCACACTATTGTAGGTGCAGGAAGTTCAACAGGAAGTTTAGATGCATCCAATATGTTTAAACCGGCTTTGGCAAGAGGTGAAATTCAATGTATCGGAGCAACAACTCTGGATGAATACCGTCAGTATATTGAAAAAGACGGAGCTTTAGAAAGAAGATTCCAGAAAGTAATGGTGGAACCTACTTCTATCGATGAAACTATCCAGATTTTGAATCAGATTAAAGATAAGTATGAAGAACATCATAATGTAATTTATACTCCGGAAGCCATTGCTGCGTGTGTCAATTTGACATCAAGATATATTACAGACCGTTTTTTACCGGACAAAGCTATTGACGCGATGGACGAAGCCGGATCCCGTGTTTATATCAAGAACATGAAAGTTCCTACTGAAATCATTGATTTTGAAAAGAAAATTGAAGAAATCAAGGATTTGAAACAGAAAGCAGTAAAAGCTCAGGATTATCTTGAAGCCAGAAAGCTGAAGGATGAAGAAGAAAGACTTCAGATGGAGCTGAATGCTGCTCAGGATAAATGGGACAAAGATGTTAAAGAGAAAAAAGAAACCGTAACAGAAGAAAATGTAGCGGAAGTAGTCTCTATGATGAGTGGAGTTCCTGTAACTAAAGTTGGTAAAAATGAGCTTGATAAATTGGCTCAAATGGATGAAAAATTGAACGGCAAGGTAATCGGTCAGGAAGACGCTGTGAAAAAGGTTGTGAAAGCAATTCAAAGAAACAGAGCCGGCCTTAAAGATCCGAACCGCCCGATTGGTACTTTCATTTTCTTAGGAACAACCGGTGTTGGTAAAACCGAGCTGGCTAAAGTAATGGCAAGAGAATTATTCGAATCTGATGAATCATTAATCAGAATCGACATGAGTGAATACATGGAAAAATTCGCCGTTTCAAGATTGGTTGGTGCGCCTCCTGGATACGTTGGATACGAAGAAGGAGGACAATTGACAGAAGCAGTAAGAAGAAAACCTTATGCCGTGGTTCTTTTGGATGAGATCGAAAAAGCTCACCCGGATGTATTTAATATCTTATTGCAGATCTTAGATGAAGGTCACGTTACAGACAGCCTAGGTAGAAAAATTGACTTTAGAAATACAATTATCATCCTTACTTCAAACATCGGGACAAGAGATCTTAAAGATTTCGGAGACGGTGTAGGATTCGGAACTTCTGCTAAAAAGACTAGTTCTGATACAAGAGCGAGAAGTACTATTGAAAATGCTCTTAAAAAAGCATTTGCACCAGAATTCTTGAATAGAATTGATGATATCGTAATCTTCAACTCTCTTGAGCAGACAGATATCAAGAAAATTATTGATCTTGAATTGAGCAAATTATACGGAAGATTAGAAAAACTAGGCTATAAAGTTGAGTTAACAGATGAAGCCAAAGACTTTATTTCTGAAAAAGGCTGGGATAAAGATTTTGGAGCAAGACCATTGAAACGAGCTATCCAAAAGTATATTGAAGATTTATTGGCAGAAATGCTTGTGAATAAGCAATTAAGCGAAGGAGAAACTGTAATTCTGGATCTTAACGAAGCAAAAGACGGTTTGATTGGAAAAGCACCGAAAGCAAAAAAATCTTCAGCTGAGAAGTCTTCTCAATCGTAA
- a CDS encoding uroporphyrinogen decarboxylase, with protein sequence MIPEIATYIGYSASLFIVLSFILKDIRKIRIVNMIGCICFVIYGIFSGMLWPVIIPNGLICFIQIYHLLTDKKK encoded by the coding sequence ATGATTCCCGAAATTGCTACTTATATCGGATATTCTGCCTCACTTTTTATTGTGCTGAGTTTCATATTGAAAGATATAAGAAAAATCAGAATTGTAAATATGATAGGCTGTATCTGTTTTGTCATTTATGGTATTTTCAGTGGGATGCTCTGGCCGGTAATTATTCCCAACGGGCTTATTTGCTTTATACAAATTTACCATCTTCTGACAGATAAAAAGAAGTAA
- a CDS encoding glycosyltransferase, translated as MSKGKVITSAFSNLYTDQRIEKVCRTLYENGYDIELIGNNWNGAEEMSRPYPFSRIELKSKSLKTAYFEFNWKLYHQLKKKADKNTILHTNDLDALLPNYLIAKKLNIPLIFDSHEIFSEMPAIQGKMSQKLWRYLEKTIVPKIKFMITASSGYANWFKNRYGISPVVVQNAPRKLSFNQEIPENSPKVLLYQGAINPFRGIDKAILAMHYVENVIFQIAGDGPRKTEYEELVIKENLQDKVRFLGKLHPDDLREITRTVDCGMSIEENGGESYYYSLPNKVLDCIQARVPLILSDLPEMLNIKNQFDVGEIIKNHEPLSIAEAIKVVLNKGRKNYLPELEKAANILCWENEEIMLLEVFEKAAESF; from the coding sequence ATGAGTAAGGGAAAAGTGATTACTTCTGCATTCAGCAATTTATATACGGATCAGCGTATAGAAAAGGTCTGCAGAACATTATATGAAAACGGATACGATATTGAGCTCATCGGAAACAACTGGAACGGAGCGGAAGAAATGTCTCGGCCTTATCCGTTTTCCAGGATAGAGTTAAAATCGAAAAGTTTAAAAACAGCTTATTTCGAATTCAATTGGAAACTCTATCATCAATTAAAGAAAAAAGCAGATAAAAATACAATTCTTCATACCAATGATCTGGATGCGCTGCTTCCCAATTATCTGATTGCTAAAAAATTAAATATTCCGTTGATTTTTGACAGTCATGAAATTTTTTCCGAAATGCCTGCAATTCAGGGCAAAATGTCACAAAAATTATGGAGGTATCTTGAAAAGACAATTGTTCCGAAGATCAAATTCATGATAACAGCAAGTTCAGGGTATGCCAATTGGTTTAAAAACCGATACGGAATCAGTCCTGTTGTCGTTCAAAATGCGCCAAGAAAATTAAGCTTTAACCAGGAAATACCAGAGAACAGTCCTAAAGTTCTTTTGTACCAAGGCGCGATCAATCCTTTTCGAGGAATTGATAAAGCAATTTTAGCCATGCATTATGTAGAAAATGTTATTTTTCAGATTGCAGGAGACGGACCAAGAAAAACAGAATATGAAGAATTGGTCATTAAGGAAAATCTCCAGGATAAAGTACGGTTTTTAGGAAAATTGCATCCAGATGATTTAAGAGAAATTACACGGACTGTAGACTGCGGGATGAGTATTGAAGAGAATGGGGGAGAAAGCTATTACTATTCTTTACCAAACAAAGTCCTGGATTGTATTCAGGCAAGAGTACCTTTGATTTTATCAGATCTTCCGGAAATGCTGAATATTAAAAATCAGTTTGATGTAGGAGAGATCATTAAAAATCATGAACCTTTAAGTATTGCAGAAGCAATAAAAGTTGTTCTGAATAAAGGAAGAAAAAACTATCTTCCAGAGCTTGAAAAGGCCGCAAATATTCTTTGTTGGGAAAATGAGGAAATAATGTTGTTGGAAGTTTTTGAAAAAGCTGCTGAAAGTTTTTAA